ACCCGTCGCTGTCTCGAAGAACAGGAACACGCGCTCAACCTGGTTCCGAAACAGCATCAGAGCCTTGATAGCCTTCTGGGGTTAAACGGCAAGCTTAACTCCAGCCGTAGTTCCAACCCGACCTCAGCTCCCGCTCACGAAGCCCAAGTTCTCGTAGATCGTGTCCTGCACCCCCGGCGCCCCGTAGTTCGCCAGCTTCGAGTTCGTCGCCACGATCTGCGGCCGCTGGTACAGCGGCACGATCGTGTCCAGCTTCCAGATCGCCGCGTCCGCCTGGTTCGCGTAGGCGATGGCCTGCGTGCGGTCCAGTGAGCTCAGCGCCTGGGTGAACAGGGTGTCGATCGCCGGGTCGCCGATGCGGCCGTAGTTCTGCTGGATGTTCGTCGTGCCGCCGGTGCCCGGGGTCGGGTTGGCGAACTCCGGCTGTGCCGTGCTGATCGGGTAGGCGTTGCCGCCGAAGGTGACCTGGGCGACGTCGAAGTCGCCGACGTTCACGTACTTCGTGTAGTAGTCGGCGCCGGGGACCGGGACGATCGTGATGCCCACGCCGATGGCCGCCAGCTGGTTCTGGACGATCTCCGCCAGCTGCTTGTTGGAGTCGTTGGTGGAGTTGATGACGAAGCGCAGGTTCAGCGTCTTGCCGTTCTTCGTGCGGGTCTTGCCGCCGTCCGTGCTCGTCCAGCCGGCCTGGTCCAGGAGCGACTTGGCGCGCGCCACGTCCTGCTTGCCCAGGTCGCCGGAGTTGTCCTGGTAGCCCGCCTGGTTGGTGAGCAGGACGTGGTTGTTCAGCGGGTCGGTGCTCACGCCCAGCGGGCCGACCAGCGCGGTGTCGATCTGCTTGCGGTTGATGCCGACGGTCAGGGCGTTGCGGACCCGGATGTCGGACAGCGGGCCGGTGCCGGCGCCGTTGAAGGTCAGGTTCGACCAGACGGGCCCGGCCGCCTTGTGGACGGTGACGTTCGGCAGGGTCTTCACCCGCGCGTAGTACGACACGTGCGAGCCGATCCCGTACTGCAGGTCGACCTCGTTGTTGGCCAGCGCGTCGGTCTGGGCGTCCAGGTCGATCGACATGAACACGATCTGGTTCAGCTTCGGCGGGTCGCCCCACCACTTGTCGTTGCGCACCAGGGTCAGGGTCTTCGCGGTCTGGTTGATCGACCCCAGCTTGAACGGTCCGTCGCTGTTCGGGATCGCGTCCTTGAAGTCGTTGACGAACTTCTTCGGGTCGCTGTTGGTCGCCGCCGGGTACAGCGGCGAGAACAGACCCTGCCACTCGCTGTAGGGCTTGGTGAAGGTGATCACCGCCTCCTTCGCGTCCTTGCCCTGCTTGATGCTCTGGATCTGGTCGTAGCCGACCGTGCCGGAGATCTGGAACGCCGCGTTCGTGCCGTTCAGCGCCTTCCACTGCGCCTCGAAGTCGGCCTCGGTGACCGGGGTGCCGTCCTGCCAGACCGCCTTCGGGTTGATCTCCAGCGTCACCACCTGCTGCGGCGAGGCCGTCACGGTGTAGGACGCGACCAGGTTGACGTTGTTGTGCGGCACGCCCTTGGAGTCGGCGTAGAACGGCTGCTCCAGCACCGCGCCCATGATGTCCGACACCGAGCCGTCGGTGCCGTCCACCTCGTTGTAGTTCAGCTGGTCCGAGATCCCGGCCTCCGGCCAGCGCAGCGTGCCGCCGTCGGCGATCTTGGCGCGCGGCTGCGGGTTGATGTCGTTGCCCGGCTGGGTGTTGATGTTCTTCGACGAGCTGCCGGTGCTGGAGCTCCCGGACTTGCCGGACGAGGAACCGCCGCACGCGGCCAGGCCCAGCGCCAGCGCGGCCACCGTGGCCGTGCTCAGTACCAAAGAACTGGGAGAGCGTCTCACAGTGCTGTTCTCCTTCGGTGAGGGTGGTGAGGGTGTGAGTCGGTCAGCGCCGGGCGGATCACGCCACGGTGCTGTGCGGGATCAGGGTGGGCGCCCACGCGCCCAGGTGGTGGCACGCCGCCGAACGGTGGCCGCCGGTCACGACATCGGTCACGACATCGGTCACGACGCCCGCCTCGACGCCCGCCTCGACACCGGTCACGACACCGGTCTCGACGGCCGTCAGCTCAGGGTCCTGCGACTCGCAGAGCTCGCGCGCCGAGCCGTCGTCCAGCGCCGCGTACAGCGGACACCGGCTGCGGAACCGGCAGCCGCGCAACGCCTCGACGTCGCCGTCGAGCACCACCGGACTCGGCGGGTCGCCGGGCAGCACGATGCGCTCCCGCCGGCGCTCCACGACCGGATCCGGAACCGGCACGGCCGACAACAGCGCACGCGTGTACGGATGCCGCGGGTCTTCGAACACCGAGTCGGCGTCCCCGTACTCCACGACCCGGCCCAGGTTCAGCACCGCGACCCGGTCGGCGACGTGCCGGACCACGGCCAGGTCGTGCGACACGAACAGGTACGCCAGTCCCAGCTCGCGCTGGAGATCGGCGAGCAGGTTCAGGATCCCGGCACGCACCGAGACGTCCAGCGCCGACACCGGCTCGTCCAGCACCACCAGCCGCGGCTCCAGCGCCAGCGCCCGCGCGATCGCGACCCGCTGCCGCTGCCCGCCGGAGAACTCGCGCGGGAAGCGGTTCGCGTGCGACGCCTCCAGCCCGACCATCTCCAGCAGCTCGCGCACGCGCGGCGCGATCTTCGCGTACCCGTGCGTGCGCAGCGGCTCGGCCAGCAGGTCGCCGACCGGCAGCCGCGGGTCCAGCGAGGCCAGCGGATCCTGGAACACCGCCGCGATCCCGGCCCGCACCGCCTTGGCCCGGCGGCGCACGTTCCGGCCGCGGTTCAGCTCGTCCAGGTCGTGACCCAGGACGCTGATACTCCCGGCCTGCGGGGTGTGCAGGCGCAGGATCTCCATCACGGTCGTGGTCTTGCCGCTGCCCGATTCGCCGACCAGCGCCAGCGTGCGGCCCGCGGCGATGTCCAGGCTGACGCCGTCGACCGCGCGGACGGTGCCGATGCGGCGGCGGATGATCGAGCCCTTGGTCAGCGGGTGGTGCTTGATCAGGCCGCGGACGGTGAGCACGGGTTCTGCGACACCCTGGACGCGATCGGCGCCGGCTGTGGTCGTGACGTCGACCTCTGGCCCGCCGATCGGTTCGGCGGCGTCGGCGTCGGCCTCAGCCGCAACCGGCTCGGGCTCGTCAGGCGCGGCCATCAGATCCAGCCCTTCCCCGGTCCGATGACAAGCCGCCGCCCTCCCGAGCCCCACCTCCAGCAGCTCCGGCTCCGCCGTCCGGCACACGTCGATCACGAACTCGCACCGCGCCGCGAACGGACAGCCCGTTCCCAGCTCCAGCAGCGAAGGCGGCGAGCCGGGGATCGACCGCAGGCGCGCGCCGCGTCCGGCGTCGAGGCGGGGCAGCGAGCCCAGCAGGCCCGCGGTGTACGGCATCTTCGGCGCCGCGAACAGCTCCTCGACCGTCGCGGTCTCCACCGGCCGGCCCGCGTACATCACCGTGGCGCGGTCGGCGAAGCCGGCGACCACGCCGAGGTCGTGCGTGATCAGCACGATCGCGGCGCCGGTCGCCTGCTTCGCGGTGGCCAGCACCTCCAGGATCTGCGCCTGCACCGTCACGTCCAGCGCGGTGGTCGGCTCGTCGGCGATGATCACGTCCGGGTCGTTGGCGATCGCCATCGCGATCATCACGCGCTGCCGCATGCCGCCGGAGAACTCGTGCGGGAACGCCTGCGCGCGCCGTACCGGGTCCGGGATGCCGACCAGCTCCAGCAGCTCCACCGCGCGCCGCATCGCAGTGTCCGATGACACGTCCTGGTGCACCCGGATCGCCGCCGCGATCGCCTCGCCGACCCGGTACACCGGGGTCAGCGCGGACAGCGGGTCCTGGAACACCATGGAGATCCCGGCGCCGCGGATCCGCGACATCTCCTTGTCGCTCAGGCCCAGCAGCTCCCGGCCGCGGAAGCGCACCGAGCCGGTGACCGCCGCGTTCGTCGGCAGCAGCCCGATCGCCGCCATCGAGGACACCGACTTGCCCGAGCCGGACTCCCCGACGATGGCCAGTGTCTCGCCGCGCCGCACCTGGTAGCTCAGGCCTCTGACGGCCTCCAGCCGCTTGCCCTTCTCGCCGGGGAAGGACACCCGCAGGTCTGTGACCTCCAGCACTGCGTCCGTGTTCACGCCGCTCACGCCGCTCACGCCGCTCATGCCATTCACGCCGCTCATGCCGCACCTCCCGTGCCGGAGGAGGACGCGGTGCCGGCCGCGTCGTCCATCGCGTCGCGCAGCCCGTCGCCGACGAACGCCACCGCCATCACCGTCAGGATCAGCAGGATGCCCGCGGGGTAGAACAGCCACGGGAAGTTCAGCGCCGAGTCGGTGCCGTCGGCGATGATCGTGCCCAGCGACACGTCCGGCGGCTGCACGCCGAACCCGAAGTAGCTCAGCGAGGTCTCGGCGATGATGGTGCCGCCGACGTTCAGTGTGGCGTCGATGATGAGCAGCGAGGCCATGTTCGGCAGCAGGTGCCGGGTGATGATCCGCAGCGGGTGCACGCCCATGATCTCCGCGGCCGTCACGAACTCCCGCTCCCGCAGCGACCGCGCGAGCCCGCGGACCATGCGCGCCGTCACCATCCAGTTGAACGCCGCCAGCAGGATCACGAACAGCAGCCAGGTGCGGCCGTGGAACAGCGGCGAGGTGATCGCCAGGATCAGGAACGAGGGCAGCACCAGCAGCAGGTCCACGAACCACATCAGGACCCGGTCGGTCCAGCCGCCGAAGTACCCGGCGGTGGCGCCGACGATCCCGGCCAGGCCGGTCGACAGCACGGCCGCCAGCAGGCCGATGATCAGCGACTTCTGCAGGCCGCGCATGGTCTGCGCGTAGACGTCCGAGCCGATCTGCGTGGTCCCGAACCAGTGCGTGGACGACGGCCCGGTCAGGAAGTTGTTGTAGTCCTGGTCCTTGTAGTTCCACGAGGTCAGGTACGGCCCGATGAACGCCAGCGCGAACATCAGGACCAGGATCACCAGGCCGACCACCGCCAGCTTGCGGCCCAGGAACCGCCGCAGCACGATCCGTCCCCGGCTCAGCGCCTCCGGCTCGGCCGGCCTGGCCGCGTCCTCCTCGGCGACCACGAGCTCCATCCCGGCCGCCATCAGACACGCACCCGCGGGTCGAGCAGCGCGTGCGCGATGTCCGACAGCAGCCCGGCTATCAGCACCAGCACCGCGGTGAACAGCACCATCGCGGCCACCGAGTTGACGTCCTGGCGTCCGATCGAGTCCACGAACCACTCGCCCATGCCGTGCCAGCCGAAGATCTTCTCGGTGAACGTCACGCCGGTGAGCAGCAACCCCATTTGGTAGGCGAATAGCGTCGCCATGGGTATCAGGGCCGTGCGAAGGCCGTGTTTGACCAGCGCCGGCCCGCGCCGCATGCCGGTGGCCCGGGCGGTGCGGATGTAGTCGGCGCCGAGCACGTCGAGCATCGCCGAGCGCTGATACCGGCTGAACAGTGCCGCCTGCCCCAACATCAGCGACAAGGTCGGCACCACCAGGTGCTGCCCGCGGTCCACGAGATGGCGGAACCAGCCGCCGGCCAGCCCCGGCGTGGTCTCGTTGGTGTAGGGGAGCAGGGTCGTGCCGGCCGCCTGGTTGATCTTGACGGTGCCGATCTTCAGCAGCACCGCCAGCAGGAACACCGGCGTGGACAGCACCAGGAACGACAGGAACGTGATGGCGTGGTCCGATGGTCGGTACTGCCTGATGGCCGAGACGAAGCCGAGCGCCACCCCGACCAGCGCGCCGGTGAGGGTGCCGACCAGCACCAGGCGCAGGGTCACGCCGATGCGGCGGCCCATCTCCGCCGAGACCGAGGTGTCGTCGATGGTCTTGCCCAGGTCGCCGGTCAGGACGCCCTCGGCCCAGTGCCCGAACCGGTCCTCCAACGGCGTCTTGTCGTTGAGGTTCAGCTGGTTCAGCGTGGCGTTCACCGACGCCACCGGCGGCGGGGGCTGGCGCTGCGCGAAGTACTCGCGCGGACTCAGGCTGGAGGCCGCGAGCAGGTAGCCCAGGCACGTCGCCAGAGAGATCAGAACCAGATAGTTGACGATCCTGCGCAGCAGGAAAGGACCCATGGCGTCGTGTGGCTCCCGTATCAGGGCACGCTTATGCGTG
This region of Catenulispora sp. EB89 genomic DNA includes:
- a CDS encoding ABC transporter family substrate-binding protein — its product is MRRSPSSLVLSTATVAALALGLAACGGSSSGKSGSSSTGSSSKNINTQPGNDINPQPRAKIADGGTLRWPEAGISDQLNYNEVDGTDGSVSDIMGAVLEQPFYADSKGVPHNNVNLVASYTVTASPQQVVTLEINPKAVWQDGTPVTEADFEAQWKALNGTNAAFQISGTVGYDQIQSIKQGKDAKEAVITFTKPYSEWQGLFSPLYPAATNSDPKKFVNDFKDAIPNSDGPFKLGSINQTAKTLTLVRNDKWWGDPPKLNQIVFMSIDLDAQTDALANNEVDLQYGIGSHVSYYARVKTLPNVTVHKAAGPVWSNLTFNGAGTGPLSDIRVRNALTVGINRKQIDTALVGPLGVSTDPLNNHVLLTNQAGYQDNSGDLGKQDVARAKSLLDQAGWTSTDGGKTRTKNGKTLNLRFVINSTNDSNKQLAEIVQNQLAAIGVGITIVPVPGADYYTKYVNVGDFDVAQVTFGGNAYPISTAQPEFANPTPGTGGTTNIQQNYGRIGDPAIDTLFTQALSSLDRTQAIAYANQADAAIWKLDTIVPLYQRPQIVATNSKLANYGAPGVQDTIYENLGFVSGS
- a CDS encoding dipeptide ABC transporter ATP-binding protein — protein: MSGVNGMSGVSGVSGVNTDAVLEVTDLRVSFPGEKGKRLEAVRGLSYQVRRGETLAIVGESGSGKSVSSMAAIGLLPTNAAVTGSVRFRGRELLGLSDKEMSRIRGAGISMVFQDPLSALTPVYRVGEAIAAAIRVHQDVSSDTAMRRAVELLELVGIPDPVRRAQAFPHEFSGGMRQRVMIAMAIANDPDVIIADEPTTALDVTVQAQILEVLATAKQATGAAIVLITHDLGVVAGFADRATVMYAGRPVETATVEELFAAPKMPYTAGLLGSLPRLDAGRGARLRSIPGSPPSLLELGTGCPFAARCEFVIDVCRTAEPELLEVGLGRAAACHRTGEGLDLMAAPDEPEPVAAEADADAAEPIGGPEVDVTTTAGADRVQGVAEPVLTVRGLIKHHPLTKGSIIRRRIGTVRAVDGVSLDIAAGRTLALVGESGSGKTTTVMEILRLHTPQAGSISVLGHDLDELNRGRNVRRRAKAVRAGIAAVFQDPLASLDPRLPVGDLLAEPLRTHGYAKIAPRVRELLEMVGLEASHANRFPREFSGGQRQRVAIARALALEPRLVVLDEPVSALDVSVRAGILNLLADLQRELGLAYLFVSHDLAVVRHVADRVAVLNLGRVVEYGDADSVFEDPRHPYTRALLSAVPVPDPVVERRRERIVLPGDPPSPVVLDGDVEALRGCRFRSRCPLYAALDDGSARELCESQDPELTAVETGVVTGVEAGVEAGVVTDVVTDVVTGGHRSAACHHLGAWAPTLIPHSTVA
- a CDS encoding ABC transporter permease translates to MAAGMELVVAEEDAARPAEPEALSRGRIVLRRFLGRKLAVVGLVILVLMFALAFIGPYLTSWNYKDQDYNNFLTGPSSTHWFGTTQIGSDVYAQTMRGLQKSLIIGLLAAVLSTGLAGIVGATAGYFGGWTDRVLMWFVDLLLVLPSFLILAITSPLFHGRTWLLFVILLAAFNWMVTARMVRGLARSLREREFVTAAEIMGVHPLRIITRHLLPNMASLLIIDATLNVGGTIIAETSLSYFGFGVQPPDVSLGTIIADGTDSALNFPWLFYPAGILLILTVMAVAFVGDGLRDAMDDAAGTASSSGTGGAA
- a CDS encoding ABC transporter permease, whose translation is MGPFLLRRIVNYLVLISLATCLGYLLAASSLSPREYFAQRQPPPPVASVNATLNQLNLNDKTPLEDRFGHWAEGVLTGDLGKTIDDTSVSAEMGRRIGVTLRLVLVGTLTGALVGVALGFVSAIRQYRPSDHAITFLSFLVLSTPVFLLAVLLKIGTVKINQAAGTTLLPYTNETTPGLAGGWFRHLVDRGQHLVVPTLSLMLGQAALFSRYQRSAMLDVLGADYIRTARATGMRRGPALVKHGLRTALIPMATLFAYQMGLLLTGVTFTEKIFGWHGMGEWFVDSIGRQDVNSVAAMVLFTAVLVLIAGLLSDIAHALLDPRVRV